The following are from one region of the Planctomycetota bacterium genome:
- a CDS encoding type II secretion system protein: MREKKGFTLIELLVVIAIIAILATVLLPAVVGGNKKARKTACAQNLQKHLYQAMFRYVTDINYGAYPKGDNYKGKNFWEVLRNAPTIDESILADDKRKHVYYVCPVKGGMSGFGVNDYRGPINTTGKLITSGTKGTQPIAGDIVDNHGDDTVNILFFDGTVEEVKKGTSEWDDANNNLTDEGGGEGTTP; the protein is encoded by the coding sequence ATGAGAGAGAAAAAAGGCTTTACCCTGATAGAACTCTTGGTCGTAATCGCTATTATCGCCATATTAGCGACCGTTCTTTTGCCGGCAGTTGTTGGAGGCAATAAAAAAGCCAGAAAAACAGCTTGTGCGCAAAACCTGCAAAAACATCTCTATCAAGCAATGTTCCGTTATGTAACAGACATCAATTATGGCGCTTATCCGAAAGGGGATAATTATAAGGGCAAAAACTTCTGGGAGGTTTTAAGAAATGCGCCTACAATAGATGAAAGCATTCTGGCAGACGACAAAAGAAAACATGTATATTATGTATGCCCGGTCAAAGGCGGTATGTCCGGTTTTGGTGTGAATGATTATCGCGGGCCTATTAATACGACTGGTAAGTTGATTACCTCCGGAACCAAAGGCACCCAGCCCATCGCAGGGGATATTGTGGATAATCATGGCGATGATACGGTAAACATCCTGTTTTTTGATGGCACTGTGGAAGAAGTAAAAAAAGGGACCAGCGAGTGGGATGATGCCAACAATAATTTGACTGATGAAGGAGGCGGCGAAGGAACCACACCATAA
- the sucD gene encoding succinate--CoA ligase subunit alpha: MSILVNKNTKVVVQGITGGAGSFHTHHMMEYGTQIVAGVTPKKGGTKFSAKGGPRQPSGEIQIPVFDTVKQAVDATGADTSIIFVPAAFCADALYEAADSGVKLVVCITEGIPTLDMVKVFKFYKDKGIRLIGPNCPGVITPGECKLGIMPGYIHKKGSVGIVSRSGTLTYEAVWQVTQLGMGQSTCLGIGGDPIIGTNFIDALELFQKDSETKSIIMIGEIGGTMEEEAADYIKKSVTKPVVAFIAGKTAPKGKRMGHAGAIISGGKGTAQEKVEKLISCGIAVVPNPAEIGKTLAQVLKV; encoded by the coding sequence ATGAGCATATTGGTTAACAAAAATACGAAGGTGGTTGTCCAGGGAATAACCGGCGGCGCGGGAAGTTTCCATACGCACCACATGATGGAATACGGGACGCAAATCGTCGCCGGAGTCACGCCCAAAAAAGGCGGGACTAAGTTTTCCGCCAAAGGCGGACCCCGACAACCGTCGGGGGAGATTCAAATACCCGTTTTTGATACCGTCAAGCAGGCGGTGGATGCTACCGGAGCGGATACAAGCATCATCTTTGTGCCGGCGGCATTCTGCGCGGATGCTTTATACGAAGCAGCGGATAGTGGGGTTAAACTGGTCGTTTGCATTACCGAAGGGATTCCGACGCTTGACATGGTCAAGGTCTTTAAGTTTTATAAAGATAAAGGCATCCGCTTAATCGGGCCGAACTGTCCCGGCGTGATTACTCCGGGCGAGTGTAAACTGGGAATTATGCCCGGCTATATACATAAGAAAGGCTCGGTTGGCATCGTTTCCCGTAGCGGAACGCTGACATACGAAGCGGTCTGGCAGGTGACACAGCTCGGGATGGGGCAATCCACCTGTCTGGGTATCGGCGGTGACCCGATTATCGGGACGAATTTCATCGATGCGCTGGAGCTCTTCCAGAAGGATAGCGAAACCAAGTCGATTATCATGATTGGCGAAATCGGTGGGACAATGGAAGAAGAGGCCGCGGATTATATCAAAAAGAGTGTCACCAAGCCCGTCGTGGCGTTTATCGCCGGGAAAACCGCTCCCAAGGGGAAACGGATGGGACACGCCGGCGCGATTATCTCCGGCGGCAAAGGGACCGCCCAGGAAAAGGTGGAAAAGCTCATCAGTTGCGGAATCGCCGTGGTCCCCAACCCGGCGGAAATAGGAAAAACACTCGCTCAAGTCTTAAAAGTCTAA
- a CDS encoding GxxExxY protein, translated as MTEFLYKEITEEIIGSAFEVYKTLGYGFLEKVYENALLQELKVRKIKTNQQYPIKIRYKGSLVGEYIADIIVEDKIIVELKAEKEYNAVHEAQLLNYLKATGIKVGLLLNFGRQKCEHKRLVF; from the coding sequence ATGACAGAGTTTTTATATAAGGAAATTACAGAAGAAATAATCGGCTCGGCTTTCGAAGTGTATAAAACTCTCGGTTATGGTTTTCTTGAAAAGGTGTACGAGAATGCCTTGTTGCAGGAACTGAAGGTAAGGAAGATAAAAACCAATCAACAGTACCCTATTAAAATCCGTTATAAAGGAAGCTTGGTTGGTGAGTATATAGCTGATATCATAGTTGAAGATAAGATAATTGTGGAACTGAAAGCAGAGAAAGAATATAATGCGGTTCACGAAGCGCAATTATTAAACTATCTGAAAGCGACAGGAATAAAAGTAGGGTTACTCTTAAACTTTGGTAGGCAAAAATGCGAACATAAAAGGCTTGTATTTTAG
- the gcvH gene encoding glycine cleavage system protein GcvH has product MQQGEIRYSRTHEWARIEDGNIASVGITDFALQQLSDLVYIGLPKIGQPVKSEAPFGEVESVKAVSDLNAPLSGEVVEINENIVSNLGSINKDNWLIKIKLGHEKESEWTKLLSEKDYDKLKEAGK; this is encoded by the coding sequence ATGCAACAAGGGGAAATTCGGTACAGCCGGACTCATGAATGGGCTCGGATAGAGGATGGCAATATTGCGTCTGTGGGGATTACCGATTTTGCGTTGCAACAATTGAGCGATCTTGTTTATATAGGCCTTCCTAAAATTGGGCAGCCTGTTAAAAGTGAAGCTCCTTTCGGGGAAGTGGAATCCGTTAAAGCTGTTTCTGATTTGAACGCTCCGCTTTCGGGTGAGGTTGTTGAAATTAATGAAAATATCGTTTCTAATTTGGGTTCGATTAACAAAGACAACTGGTTGATTAAAATAAAGCTGGGTCATGAAAAAGAATCTGAATGGACTAAGTTGCTTTCGGAAAAAGACTACGATAAATTAAAAGAGGCCGGCAAATAA
- a CDS encoding zinc ribbon domain-containing protein, with translation MPLYEYTCCKCKNLFEALIRKKEDEADLSCPKCGAKKVAKEFSAPAIKGGGSSGSSGGHSSSSCGSCSSGSCSTCH, from the coding sequence ATGCCCTTATACGAATACACCTGCTGTAAATGCAAGAACCTCTTTGAAGCCCTGATACGCAAAAAGGAGGATGAAGCGGATTTATCCTGCCCCAAATGCGGGGCGAAAAAAGTGGCCAAAGAGTTCTCCGCTCCGGCAATCAAGGGCGGCGGCTCCTCCGGCTCTTCCGGCGGCCATTCTTCTTCGTCTTGCGGTTCCTGTTCCAGCGGAAGCTGTTCTACGTGCCATTAG
- a CDS encoding 2-dehydropantoate 2-reductase, producing MKMAVIGAGPIGSILGGYLAKGGHEIAFVDILKDHLDAVKAKGLVISGVTEIKAKIAGTYLKAGELKSFKPEIIFICLKAPVVKIIASELRTLNSELQTITWVSFQNGLEVEKDLADIAGGDKVIRVVINYAGNLIAPGEVKMSFFNKPNYIGSFNSRGEGKAKEIAGLMTKANLDTEFVSDIKKYEWEKVILNAALSPLCAITGMTMKQAMDFPGTYRLVEEVLKEGIVVAKALSYDYGEKFFEHCIGYLKNAGHHKTSMHIDIEAKRATEIDFINKKIVDYGQVKGIKTPYNETITNIIKGMEVRNLGK from the coding sequence ATGAAAATGGCGGTTATCGGTGCCGGGCCAATCGGTTCGATTCTGGGCGGGTATCTGGCAAAGGGCGGACACGAAATCGCCTTTGTCGATATTCTTAAGGATCACCTTGATGCCGTTAAAGCAAAAGGACTTGTTATTTCCGGCGTGACGGAAATTAAAGCCAAAATAGCCGGGACTTACCTCAAAGCAGGCGAGCTGAAATCATTCAAACCGGAAATTATATTTATCTGCCTGAAAGCGCCGGTCGTGAAAATCATTGCTTCGGAACTACGAACTCTTAATTCAGAACTCCAAACTATTACCTGGGTAAGCTTCCAGAACGGGCTTGAAGTGGAAAAAGACCTGGCTGATATCGCCGGAGGAGATAAAGTAATACGCGTGGTGATTAACTATGCGGGGAATCTCATCGCGCCGGGCGAGGTCAAGATGTCTTTCTTTAATAAGCCCAATTATATCGGTTCATTTAATTCTAGGGGTGAGGGCAAGGCAAAGGAAATTGCCGGTCTTATGACAAAGGCGAATTTGGATACGGAATTTGTCAGCGATATAAAGAAATACGAATGGGAAAAGGTGATTTTGAACGCCGCGTTAAGTCCGCTTTGCGCGATTACCGGAATGACCATGAAGCAGGCGATGGATTTCCCGGGAACCTACCGCCTGGTCGAAGAGGTTCTGAAGGAAGGGATTGTTGTCGCCAAAGCATTGAGCTATGATTACGGGGAGAAGTTCTTTGAGCATTGCATCGGATATCTAAAAAACGCCGGGCATCACAAGACCTCGATGCATATCGATATAGAGGCCAAGCGCGCGACGGAGATAGATTTTATCAATAAGAAAATCGTGGATTACGGGCAGGTTAAAGGCATTAAAACGCCCTATAACGAAACGATTACGAATATCATCAAAGGAATGGAAGTCAGAAACCTCGGCAAGTAA
- the sdhC gene encoding succinate dehydrogenase, cytochrome b556 subunit has product MNIVKNINDLKIDILRNKNVGTFSWFLHRITGLLLVFYICLHLCVLGSDSLFGKGTFDLLMGQFKITLFKLMEIGLIGTVAFHLLNGLRVIFADFLALTRSQKILFWAVALLLVAIIAVTFIVYFYV; this is encoded by the coding sequence ATGAATATTGTAAAAAATATCAATGACCTGAAAATCGATATTCTGCGCAATAAGAATGTAGGAACTTTTTCCTGGTTCCTTCACCGGATTACCGGATTGCTCCTGGTTTTTTATATTTGCCTGCACCTTTGCGTGCTGGGTAGCGATAGCCTTTTTGGCAAGGGTACTTTTGACCTGTTAATGGGCCAATTCAAAATCACGCTTTTTAAACTGATGGAAATCGGCTTAATTGGAACGGTTGCTTTCCATTTGCTTAACGGCTTAAGGGTCATCTTTGCCGATTTTCTGGCTTTAACTAGATCCCAAAAAATATTATTCTGGGCGGTTGCTTTATTGCTTGTTGCGATTATCGCAGTTACTTTTATAGTATATTTCTATGTTTGA
- the nadC gene encoding carboxylating nicotinate-nucleotide diphosphorylase → MNSKNTINLIKLALNEDIGKGDITSKSVIPAGKKVKAFIIAREDCIICGLPLINKIYKKISGNIKISLKTQDGKLAKKGKVLAALKGPARPILTGERTVLNFLQRLSGIATLTDKFVNKANKYKVKILDTRKTVPGWRMLDKYAVKTGGGINHRKGLYDAILIKNNHIDIAGGINKIRLPKMKSVPVEIEARNLGEFSLAIKLKPDIIMLDNMKTGNIKQAVKLRNKFNRNVKLEISGGVNLDNVESFARTGVDFISVGALTHSAPAVDISMKILAD, encoded by the coding sequence ATGAACTCTAAAAACACTATAAACTTAATCAAACTTGCTCTCAACGAAGATATCGGCAAGGGGGATATTACAAGCAAATCTGTCATCCCAGCTGGCAAGAAAGTAAAAGCGTTTATCATCGCCAGGGAAGATTGTATCATATGCGGACTGCCTTTGATTAATAAGATATATAAAAAGATATCCGGTAATATAAAGATTTCCCTGAAAACACAGGATGGAAAACTGGCAAAAAAGGGGAAAGTCTTAGCAGCGCTAAAAGGACCTGCCCGGCCAATTCTGACCGGTGAACGCACGGTTCTTAATTTCCTCCAGCGGCTTTCCGGTATTGCCACGCTGACCGATAAATTTGTTAATAAGGCTAATAAATATAAGGTGAAAATACTGGATACCAGGAAAACCGTTCCGGGCTGGCGCATGCTGGATAAATATGCGGTGAAAACAGGCGGTGGAATCAACCACCGCAAGGGATTATATGATGCCATATTGATAAAGAATAACCATATTGATATCGCGGGCGGGATAAATAAGATTAGGCTGCCGAAAATGAAATCAGTTCCGGTCGAGATAGAAGCGAGGAACCTGGGAGAATTCAGTTTGGCGATTAAATTAAAGCCTGATATTATTATGCTCGATAATATGAAAACGGGTAATATAAAGCAGGCGGTGAAGTTACGGAATAAGTTTAATCGTAACGTCAAATTGGAAATTTCCGGCGGAGTCAACTTGGATAATGTGGAAAGCTTTGCCCGGACAGGTGTTGATTTTATTTCAGTGGGCGCCTTGACGCATTCCGCGCCGGCCGTGGATATATCGATGAAGATTTTAGCTGATTAA
- a CDS encoding four helix bundle protein → MGSIQRFEDIKAWQKARELVNEIYKSTSTGLFAKDFGLRDQIRRASVSVMLNIAEGFARKTNKEFARFLVQAHGSCAEVQSALYIALDQGYITKDKFSGLYDRADEISKMLTSFGRYLIKTQ, encoded by the coding sequence ATGGGATCAATTCAACGGTTTGAAGATATTAAAGCATGGCAAAAAGCGCGTGAATTAGTCAACGAGATTTATAAAAGCACATCAACAGGATTGTTCGCCAAAGATTTTGGGTTAAGAGATCAGATACGCAGGGCATCCGTTTCCGTAATGCTTAATATTGCCGAAGGATTTGCCCGCAAGACCAATAAAGAATTTGCCCGGTTTCTTGTCCAGGCGCACGGCTCATGCGCGGAGGTCCAATCCGCTTTGTACATTGCTTTAGATCAGGGGTATATTACAAAAGATAAATTTTCCGGATTATATGATAGGGCGGATGAAATATCTAAGATGCTTACATCCTTTGGACGGTATCTTATAAAGACCCAATAA
- a CDS encoding succinate dehydrogenase iron-sulfur subunit has product MTTFKVLRFDPAKDKAPRVDTFEVPAEKGLTVLESLYYIMENHDGSLAFRSSCRAAVCGSCAMHINGKYRLACNTQVETLKSDIITVQPLAHLPILKDLVVDLTNFFKHYDEIKPYIIPDSKLPEKEFVQSPKERRKIDGMVDCILCAACYGSCPVAAGEPGYLGPHALLKTARFVYDSRDKSTKERLQLVAHNKGLFRCHTIFNCQIACPKNLDPSGAIAKLKMKSVWSSLKEILPF; this is encoded by the coding sequence ATGACTACTTTTAAGGTTCTTAGGTTTGACCCGGCAAAGGATAAAGCGCCGCGGGTTGATACCTTTGAAGTCCCTGCAGAAAAAGGCTTGACCGTTCTGGAAAGCCTTTACTATATAATGGAAAACCATGACGGGTCGCTGGCTTTCCGTTCTTCCTGCCGTGCCGCCGTATGCGGTTCATGCGCCATGCATATAAACGGGAAATACCGCCTGGCTTGCAATACCCAGGTGGAAACCCTTAAAAGCGATATCATCACGGTTCAGCCGCTGGCTCATTTGCCTATTCTTAAAGATTTGGTTGTTGATTTGACTAATTTCTTCAAACATTATGATGAAATCAAGCCATATATAATTCCCGACAGCAAACTGCCGGAAAAGGAATTCGTGCAATCACCTAAAGAGCGCAGGAAAATAGACGGTATGGTTGATTGCATCCTCTGCGCTGCTTGTTACGGCTCATGCCCGGTGGCGGCCGGCGAACCGGGATACTTAGGTCCGCACGCGCTTCTTAAAACCGCCCGCTTTGTATATGACTCGCGCGATAAATCCACCAAGGAACGCCTGCAACTGGTTGCTCATAACAAAGGACTGTTCCGTTGCCACACGATATTTAACTGCCAGATTGCCTGCCCGAAAAACCTTGACCCGTCCGGCGCAATCGCCAAGCTGAAGATGAAATCAGTCTGGTCTTCTTTAAAGGAAATATTGCCCTTCTGA
- a CDS encoding M23 family metallopeptidase: protein MRIIIALTAFLFLSLNGCVTIASLPEDDAAKLNEDLSFLSSEKTVIKPTPNDYPPEHENTFIWPVQGRLLGTASKEGIKIKASSGTPVLAVKSGVVTYVDEQMRGFGKVVVVKHADGFTSFYGYNSEISVKAGDKVRQGQTIARVGQTGRAEEPQLYFKLLKGEELVNPVYYLK from the coding sequence ATGAGAATTATTATCGCGTTGACAGCGTTCCTTTTCCTTTCGCTCAATGGCTGCGTTACTATCGCTTCCCTGCCGGAAGATGACGCCGCAAAGCTTAACGAGGATTTAAGTTTTCTCTCATCTGAAAAAACCGTTATTAAGCCGACTCCCAATGATTATCCGCCGGAGCACGAAAACACTTTTATCTGGCCCGTCCAGGGCAGGCTTTTGGGAACCGCTTCCAAGGAAGGAATCAAGATTAAGGCCTCCTCCGGCACACCGGTCCTTGCCGTGAAAAGCGGCGTCGTCACCTACGTGGATGAGCAAATGCGCGGATTCGGCAAGGTAGTCGTCGTCAAGCACGCGGATGGATTCACCTCCTTCTACGGCTATAACTCGGAGATTTCCGTAAAAGCCGGCGATAAAGTCAGGCAAGGGCAAACCATCGCCCGCGTCGGCCAGACCGGCAGGGCCGAAGAGCCACAGCTTTATTTCAAGCTCTTGAAAGGCGAGGAACTCGTTAATCCTGTCTACTACTTAAAATAA
- a CDS encoding HIT domain-containing protein, whose translation MKQIWAPWRMEYVKNANAKGCFLCAALKEKKDGKNFIITRGKHAFVIMNRYPYNTGHLLIAPNKHKANLEDLTREEVLEIFELLKKMKHQISKCLKPEGFNVGINIGRIAGAGLRTHIHVHIVPRWAGDTNFMPILGKTKVISECLHKLHKQLTKP comes from the coding sequence ATGAAGCAAATCTGGGCGCCGTGGCGGATGGAATATGTCAAGAACGCTAATGCCAAGGGCTGTTTCCTCTGCGCCGCGTTAAAAGAGAAAAAGGACGGCAAAAACTTCATCATCACACGGGGAAAGCACGCCTTTGTCATCATGAACCGCTATCCCTATAATACCGGCCACTTATTGATTGCCCCGAACAAGCACAAGGCGAATCTGGAGGATTTAACCCGCGAGGAAGTCCTTGAGATATTCGAACTCCTTAAAAAGATGAAGCATCAAATCAGCAAATGCCTAAAGCCGGAAGGTTTTAATGTCGGGATAAACATCGGCAGGATTGCCGGAGCCGGATTAAGAACGCATATTCACGTTCACATAGTTCCCCGCTGGGCAGGGGATACCAATTTCATGCCGATTCTCGGCAAAACCAAGGTGATTTCCGAATGCCTGCATAAACTCCATAAGCAGTTGACGAAACCATAG
- a CDS encoding ABC transporter substrate-binding protein, giving the protein MKKTIIGLALVLLIGLAGACKKDDTNGGGNGGIGNGGTTQPTQIIPIKIGYVKTMIINAHLGIALKHTNILEKNSFKGEVTAYDSETQLLNDLNKGTIDVAFTVDFPGLMALGNGTPAHILCSFGSLGRAVLLIAPDSPVQYLKDLKGSKLKIGVPFNTSAHAHLLDWLNAERIIAEQDVFIQNIKETELKSELTGKAITGAVICDPEATQYNTYKRIADSRITSIVLISHNFYNTNKSKTASLLKSLKTACYYLTKNQVALNNEMAKKGNLSGSIIPAWASFNAIYLAGSPDKINIATINLLPLWNKTVQYLVGQKSINTPFAPGEKSTKEIQEESERKVTDAEIDLKDIKFTPE; this is encoded by the coding sequence ATGAAAAAAACGATTATCGGGCTGGCTTTAGTTTTATTAATCGGATTAGCGGGCGCATGCAAAAAGGATGACACTAACGGCGGCGGGAATGGGGGAATCGGAAACGGAGGAACAACACAACCCACCCAAATCATACCGATAAAAATCGGGTATGTAAAAACCATGATTATTAACGCCCACTTAGGAATTGCCCTTAAGCATACAAATATTCTTGAGAAAAACTCTTTCAAAGGAGAAGTTACAGCATACGATTCTGAAACCCAATTATTGAATGATTTAAACAAAGGAACAATTGATGTGGCGTTTACGGTTGATTTTCCGGGATTAATGGCATTAGGAAACGGGACTCCCGCACATATCTTATGCTCTTTCGGGAGCCTCGGCCGGGCGGTTCTGCTTATTGCCCCTGATTCACCTGTTCAATACCTCAAAGATTTAAAAGGTTCTAAGTTAAAAATAGGGGTCCCTTTCAACACGTCTGCACATGCGCACCTTTTAGACTGGCTAAATGCAGAACGCATAATTGCAGAACAAGACGTGTTTATTCAAAACATAAAGGAAACGGAACTGAAATCAGAGCTTACCGGTAAAGCAATAACCGGCGCGGTTATCTGCGACCCAGAAGCCACCCAATATAATACCTATAAACGAATTGCGGACAGCCGTATTACATCAATTGTATTAATAAGCCATAATTTTTATAATACTAACAAATCGAAAACCGCATCCTTATTAAAGAGCCTTAAAACAGCCTGTTATTATTTAACGAAAAACCAGGTTGCTTTAAATAATGAGATGGCTAAAAAAGGAAATTTATCCGGCTCAATCATTCCGGCATGGGCGTCATTTAACGCCATTTATCTGGCGGGATCCCCTGACAAGATAAATATTGCAACGATAAATCTTCTTCCTCTCTGGAATAAGACGGTGCAATATTTGGTTGGACAAAAATCAATCAACACTCCGTTTGCGCCGGGAGAAAAATCAACGAAAGAAATCCAGGAAGAGTCCGAACGCAAAGTTACGGACGCGGAGATCGATCTTAAAGACATAAAGTTCACGCCGGAATAA
- a CDS encoding STAS domain-containing protein gives MNVQVTFTKKGDINIIELSGRFVGKEAEDVIKEVTNRLNTKDKAKVIIDLTNLEYIGSQGASALMFLSEKYSLRVVSPQSIVLNTLTLLKLEQIIGIFATVDKAVEDLKKS, from the coding sequence ATGAACGTTCAGGTGACTTTTACCAAAAAGGGTGATATTAATATTATAGAGCTTTCAGGGCGTTTTGTCGGTAAAGAAGCGGAAGATGTGATAAAAGAAGTCACTAATCGTTTAAACACTAAAGATAAAGCTAAAGTAATCATTGATTTGACCAATCTTGAATATATAGGCAGCCAGGGAGCTTCGGCTTTGATGTTCCTTTCGGAAAAATATAGTCTCAGGGTAGTTTCTCCGCAATCGATAGTGTTAAATACATTAACCCTCTTAAAGTTAGAACAAATCATCGGCATATTTGCAACGGTGGATAAAGCCGTTGAGGATTTAAAAAAGAGTTGA
- a CDS encoding FAD-binding protein gives MSMFDVIIVGGGLAGLRAAIAAKESGASPLIISKIHPVRSHSGAAQGGINAPLANHPDGKDDSPAKHAFDTIKGSDYLADQDAVELMTSTAPSAIYELEHWGCPFDRTTDGRIAQRPFGGAGYPRTCFGADRTGHYILQTLYEQVVKQQIPVYEEWFVVSLIANEGTCCGVVAQNLRTGKLEAIEAHAVIFATGGAGRIYGRSSNALTSTGLGMSIPFWAGAHLKDMEFIQFHPTTIIGKNILMTEGCRGEGGYLINKDNERFMKRYAAEKMELAPRDIVSRSIQTEINEGRGFSIDPASGGSGGGYVHLDIRHLGRAKIMERLPGVRDICLEFLGIDPIDSPIPIQPAQHYTMGGIDTDSNGKTAVKGLYAAGECACVSVHGANRLGGNSLLDTIVFGKFSGIKAAQESLESKTKCRIDANALKMTLKQVEAHLQRMCDNRGNENPYQIKLELAKVMDDKVGIFRTGSDMKEALDKVRELKKRFKQIRSAGMITPFNYNLLWLLEMEGNLDVAEVIAMGALARQESRGSHSRRDFTKRDDQNWLKHTLASYTKDGPVLSYKPVTITKHQPQERKY, from the coding sequence ATTTCTATGTTTGATGTAATTATTGTCGGTGGAGGTTTGGCCGGTTTAAGAGCGGCGATTGCCGCCAAAGAATCCGGCGCGAGCCCCTTGATTATTTCTAAGATTCATCCTGTTCGTTCCCACTCAGGCGCCGCGCAGGGCGGAATCAACGCGCCTCTGGCAAATCATCCGGACGGCAAAGACGACTCCCCTGCAAAACACGCATTTGATACCATTAAAGGAAGCGATTACCTGGCTGACCAGGATGCCGTGGAATTAATGACCTCAACCGCGCCGTCGGCGATTTATGAATTGGAGCATTGGGGCTGTCCGTTTGACCGCACCACTGATGGCCGCATTGCCCAGCGACCCTTTGGCGGAGCCGGATACCCAAGAACCTGTTTCGGCGCGGACCGGACCGGGCATTATATCCTGCAAACCCTTTATGAACAGGTCGTAAAACAGCAAATACCGGTTTATGAGGAATGGTTTGTGGTTTCGCTTATTGCTAATGAAGGCACCTGCTGTGGAGTGGTGGCCCAGAATTTAAGAACAGGTAAATTAGAAGCAATAGAGGCACACGCCGTTATCTTTGCGACCGGCGGTGCGGGCCGGATTTACGGACGCTCCAGCAACGCACTGACCTCGACCGGATTGGGTATGTCTATTCCTTTCTGGGCAGGGGCACATCTTAAAGATATGGAATTTATCCAGTTCCATCCCACTACGATCATCGGTAAAAATATATTAATGACCGAGGGTTGCCGCGGGGAAGGCGGTTACCTCATCAATAAAGATAATGAACGCTTTATGAAACGTTATGCCGCGGAGAAAATGGAATTGGCCCCGCGCGATATAGTCTCTCGTTCTATCCAGACCGAAATTAACGAAGGACGCGGGTTTTCCATAGACCCGGCTTCCGGCGGTTCGGGCGGAGGATATGTCCACCTTGATATCCGCCATTTGGGCAGGGCGAAAATTATGGAGCGTCTTCCCGGCGTAAGAGATATCTGCCTGGAGTTTTTAGGTATTGACCCCATTGACAGCCCGATTCCCATCCAGCCTGCTCAGCATTATACAATGGGCGGAATTGATACGGATTCTAACGGTAAAACTGCGGTTAAAGGTTTGTATGCAGCCGGTGAATGTGCCTGCGTCAGCGTGCATGGCGCGAACCGCCTGGGCGGTAATTCGCTCCTTGATACCATTGTTTTCGGCAAGTTTTCCGGAATAAAGGCCGCACAGGAATCGCTCGAATCAAAAACGAAGTGCCGGATAGATGCCAATGCGTTGAAAATGACCTTAAAACAGGTGGAAGCCCATTTGCAGCGCATGTGTGACAACCGCGGAAATGAAAATCCCTACCAGATAAAATTAGAACTGGCTAAAGTCATGGATGATAAAGTTGGTATTTTCCGCACCGGCTCTGACATGAAAGAAGCCCTGGATAAAGTCCGTGAGTTGAAGAAAAGATTTAAGCAAATACGTTCGGCTGGCATGATAACGCCGTTTAATTATAATTTATTGTGGCTCCTGGAAATGGAAGGCAATCTTGATGTTGCGGAAGTAATTGCCATGGGCGCGTTGGCCCGGCAGGAAAGCCGCGGCTCCCATTCGCGCCGTGATTTCACCAAGCGCGATGACCAGAACTGGTTGAAGCATACCCTGGCTTCTTATACCAAGGACGGGCCGGTTTTATCTTATAAGCCGGTAACCATAACCAAGCATCAACCCCAGGAAAGGAAGTATTAA
- a CDS encoding helix-turn-helix domain-containing protein, with product MYIKYGTNFKMNIINYASRYGIRSASRIFGLDRNTIRRWVRDYNLAIGKAMGKLPADFGYGRSAREACLLTQEQREKWCKPENCKQWHNCRVRVNDIYQMRIWK from the coding sequence ATGTATATAAAATATGGGACGAATTTTAAGATGAATATTATTAATTATGCTTCACGATATGGAATAAGGTCTGCCAGCCGGATTTTCGGTTTAGACCGGAATACTATCCGACGTTGGGTAAGAGATTACAATTTAGCCATTGGAAAAGCAATGGGAAAATTACCTGCGGACTTCGGATACGGACGAAGCGCGCGGGAGGCGTGTTTATTGACTCAGGAACAACGGGAAAAATGGTGTAAACCTGAAAACTGCAAGCAATGGCACAACTGCCGAGTGCGGGTGAATGATATCTACCAGATGAGGATTTGGAAGTAA